A genomic window from Peromyscus maniculatus bairdii isolate BWxNUB_F1_BW_parent chromosome 1, HU_Pman_BW_mat_3.1, whole genome shotgun sequence includes:
- the LOC102902788 gene encoding interferon-induced transmembrane protein 1 encodes MPKEHPEMVVLGAPQVSTSTTTTTINMPGEISQPDHVIWSMFNALFLNFCCLGFIAYAYSVKSRDRKMVGDMTGAQTYASTAKCLNICAMVFSIFTTIVFIIVFIYTLSTLQNLGRR; translated from the exons ATGCCTAAGGAGCACCCAGAGATGGTTGTGCTGGGGGCACCCCAAGTCTCAACTTCTACAACAACCACCACTATCAACATGCCTGGTGAGATCTCCCAGCCCGATCATGTGATCTGGTCCATGTTCAATGCACTCTTCTTGAACTTCTGCTGCCTGGGTTTCATAGCGTATGCCTACTCTGTGAAG TCTAGGGACAGGAAGATGGTGGGCGATATGACTGGGGCCCAGACCTACGCCTCCACTGCCAAGTGCCTCAACATCTGTGCCATGGTCTTCAGCATCTTTACGACTATTGTCTTCATCATTGTTTTCATCTACACATTAAGCACCTTGCAGAATTTGGGCAGACGATAA